A section of the Armatimonadota bacterium genome encodes:
- the dxr gene encoding 1-deoxy-D-xylulose-5-phosphate reductoisomerase, giving the protein MKRVVVLGSTGSIGTQTLDIIRQFPNDLKVIGLAAARNASLLAEQAGLFGVKETVIYERDGMDALVRLATLEEADIVVVSVAGVIGLLPTFEAIKAGKQIALASKEVLVAAGEIVMPLCQKHGVTMTPIDSEHSAIFQCLQGYRSDQVSELILTASGGPFRGRNRDDLQQITVEQALNHPTWNMGGKITIDSATLMNKGLEMIEAKWLFGVEIDQVKVCVHPQSIIHSMVKFTDGSVLGQLGWPNMRLPIAYALLYPERPPNDLKNWDPTDSPQLTFEKPDEETFRCLALAREAARIGGTMPAAMNAANEAVVAAFLDGKCGFLQIADHVEAAMQEHHSKAATLEDILEADTSARHFISARLNS; this is encoded by the coding sequence ATGAAGCGAGTCGTTGTCTTAGGTTCAACCGGGAGCATTGGCACCCAAACCCTCGACATCATCCGGCAGTTCCCCAACGACCTCAAAGTCATCGGTCTCGCCGCCGCCCGAAACGCTTCCCTTCTCGCCGAGCAAGCCGGTTTATTTGGAGTCAAGGAAACCGTCATCTACGAGCGCGACGGAATGGACGCCCTTGTCCGCCTCGCCACACTCGAAGAAGCCGACATCGTCGTCGTCAGCGTCGCTGGAGTCATTGGCCTGCTCCCCACCTTCGAAGCCATCAAAGCCGGAAAGCAGATCGCCCTTGCCTCTAAAGAAGTCCTTGTCGCCGCCGGAGAAATCGTGATGCCGCTCTGCCAAAAGCACGGAGTCACCATGACCCCCATCGACAGCGAGCACAGCGCGATTTTTCAGTGTCTCCAAGGCTATCGGTCTGACCAGGTCAGTGAGCTTATCCTCACCGCCAGCGGCGGCCCGTTCCGAGGTCGTAACCGCGATGATCTGCAACAAATCACCGTCGAACAAGCCCTCAATCACCCAACCTGGAACATGGGCGGAAAGATCACCATCGACTCTGCCACCCTCATGAACAAGGGGCTTGAAATGATCGAGGCCAAGTGGCTCTTTGGAGTCGAAATCGACCAGGTGAAGGTCTGCGTTCACCCCCAATCGATCATCCACAGCATGGTCAAATTCACTGACGGCTCCGTACTTGGCCAACTCGGCTGGCCGAATATGCGGCTTCCGATCGCCTACGCCCTACTCTATCCCGAAAGGCCACCCAACGATCTCAAAAACTGGGATCCGACCGATTCACCGCAGCTCACATTTGAGAAACCTGACGAAGAAACTTTCCGCTGCCTCGCCCTTGCCCGCGAAGCAGCACGAATCGGAGGCACAATGCCCGCCGCAATGAACGCCGCTAACGAGGCCGTCGTGGCTGCATTCCTCGATGGAAAATGCGGATTCCTACAGATTGCCGATCACGTCGAAGCCGCAATGCAGGAACATCACAGCAAGGCAGCGACGTTAGAAGATATATTGGAAGCAGACACATCTGCCCGACATTTCATTAGCGCGCGTTTGAACTCATGA
- a CDS encoding M50 family metallopeptidase: MTILLSIFTFIVMFAILVAVHEWGHYLAARHFRMAVSEFSIGFGPKVKTWRQKLTRMPNEDQITTDFNVRSVPLGGFVKIEGMEPQPDGSETKIMHGFYSKPPTQRIAVLFAGPLFSIIFGVLVIFFTVVAFGIDKPSNLVEQLKLKYPAVEAGIKPGDRILKVNGEPTTEPFAATVAIRKSTSGSVQLEVDRSGTAMKFSVPTKLSEEAVDLLDADGLPTGVKAKVPQLGIVFGAEKVRMPVGEALSTAVEIPIISVQRLLYRLTQPAKIIEETTGVVGMAAVTNKAVESGLDSVLTICGMISISLGITNLLPIGMLDGGQILLAIVELFNRGKRLSYKLQTTFLTAGMAFMLVLFLLITRQDIIRWVLPK, translated from the coding sequence ATGACAATCCTCCTTTCCATCTTCACCTTTATTGTCATGTTCGCGATCCTGGTCGCGGTTCATGAGTGGGGGCATTATCTCGCCGCTCGCCACTTCCGAATGGCGGTTTCTGAGTTTTCGATTGGATTTGGCCCCAAGGTGAAGACGTGGCGCCAAAAGCTTACGCGCATGCCGAACGAGGATCAAATCACTACGGACTTCAACGTGCGCTCGGTACCGCTTGGCGGTTTCGTGAAAATCGAAGGTATGGAACCACAGCCGGACGGTAGCGAAACCAAGATCATGCATGGCTTCTACAGCAAGCCGCCGACTCAGCGCATCGCCGTTTTGTTCGCCGGACCGCTATTCAGCATCATCTTTGGCGTACTCGTGATCTTCTTCACCGTTGTGGCCTTTGGAATCGACAAACCGTCCAACTTGGTCGAGCAGCTGAAGCTGAAGTATCCCGCTGTAGAAGCTGGAATTAAGCCCGGAGATCGCATTCTCAAAGTCAACGGCGAGCCAACTACCGAGCCCTTCGCCGCCACTGTAGCGATTCGAAAATCGACAAGTGGATCGGTTCAGCTTGAGGTAGATCGGTCAGGCACTGCCATGAAGTTCAGTGTCCCAACAAAGCTGAGTGAAGAGGCCGTGGACCTACTTGATGCCGACGGACTTCCGACCGGGGTAAAGGCGAAGGTGCCCCAGCTCGGGATCGTGTTTGGCGCAGAAAAGGTTCGGATGCCAGTTGGAGAGGCTCTCTCAACCGCCGTCGAGATCCCCATCATTTCAGTTCAACGACTTCTATACCGTCTCACTCAACCTGCAAAGATTATCGAAGAAACCACCGGCGTTGTGGGGATGGCTGCCGTGACAAACAAGGCGGTAGAAAGCGGTCTTGACAGCGTGCTAACCATTTGCGGCATGATTTCAATCTCGCTCGGGATTACCAATCTTCTGCCGATCGGAATGCTTGACGGTGGGCAAATTCTTCTCGCAATCGTAGAGCTCTTCAACCGTGGAAAGAGACTGAGCTACAAACTTCAGACGACCTTCCTCACCGCTGGAATGGCCTTCATGCTCGTCCTGTTCCTGCTGATCACTAGGCAAGACATCATCCGCTGGGTTCTGCCTAAGTGA
- the ispH gene encoding 4-hydroxy-3-methylbut-2-enyl diphosphate reductase — protein sequence MEKILLAAPRGFCAGVAFAIEVVDLALKAYGAPLYVRHAIVHNEWVVKSFEARGVIFVEDVNEIPDGMPVVFSAHGVSPEVRRVAAERNLTIVDATCPLVTKVHNEAKHYAKKDFFMIYIGHEGHVEAEGTMGEAPDRMVLVETPEDAEKLELPHYENLAVLSQTTLSVDEVLATMAVLERRFPHIQSPPKGDICYATTNRQAAIRAMAAECDLFLVVGSVTSSNSNRLREVAEQFGAEAHLLMSPDQIKPEWRTDYKCVGISSGASTPEVLVEDIIGSLLDGRAIPVEVVETVKEDINFKPNRDLIELAQAR from the coding sequence GTGGAGAAAATTCTTCTCGCCGCCCCACGAGGCTTCTGTGCCGGAGTCGCGTTTGCCATCGAGGTCGTCGATCTCGCGCTCAAGGCATACGGTGCGCCACTGTATGTGCGGCACGCCATCGTGCACAACGAATGGGTCGTCAAGTCGTTCGAGGCACGCGGAGTGATCTTCGTGGAAGATGTTAATGAGATCCCAGACGGAATGCCCGTCGTCTTCTCTGCCCATGGCGTCTCGCCGGAGGTAAGGCGTGTCGCCGCCGAGCGAAACCTGACCATTGTCGATGCAACTTGCCCACTGGTCACCAAGGTCCACAACGAGGCGAAGCACTACGCCAAGAAGGACTTCTTCATGATCTACATCGGTCACGAAGGCCACGTCGAAGCCGAAGGCACAATGGGCGAGGCCCCCGACCGAATGGTCTTGGTCGAGACTCCGGAAGACGCCGAAAAACTTGAGCTTCCCCATTATGAGAATCTCGCGGTTCTATCTCAAACCACGCTCAGCGTTGACGAAGTGTTGGCAACGATGGCCGTCCTCGAGCGCCGCTTCCCGCACATCCAGAGTCCTCCCAAAGGCGACATCTGCTACGCGACAACCAACCGCCAAGCCGCAATCCGAGCCATGGCCGCCGAGTGCGATCTCTTCCTGGTCGTCGGCTCAGTCACGTCCTCCAACTCCAACCGCCTGCGCGAAGTTGCCGAGCAATTCGGAGCCGAAGCCCACCTCCTGATGTCACCCGACCAGATCAAGCCCGAGTGGAGAACAGACTACAAATGCGTCGGGATCTCTAGCGGTGCCTCAACCCCAGAAGTTCTGGTCGAAGACATCATTGGTTCACTGCTAGACGGCAGAGCCATTCCCGTAGAAGTTGTCGAAACGGTCAAAGAAGACATCAACTTTAAGCCGAACCGAGACCTGATCGAGTTAGCGCAAGCGCGCTAA
- the ftsZ gene encoding cell division protein FtsZ, producing MVANTAVIKVVGVGGGGSNAVQRMIESGIKGVEFIAMNTDVQVLDLSPATKKVQLGVNLTRGLGAGGNPEVGRNAAEESKADIRKVLEGADMVFITAGMGGGTGTGAAQVVADVAQEMGALTVAVVTRPFRFEGPKRERLADEGVLGLTGKVDTIITIPNEKLLGVVEKKTTFHDAFRVADDVLRQGVQGISDIITIPGQINVDFADVRTIMKDAGPAIMGIGYGVGDNRAVQAAQAATSSALLEQRIDGAKGVLVNITSGDDLTLAETSEAMIYIQSLCDQDEVNIIFGSVIDPSMEGTVRISVLATGFDPISAVSSRARIESSAQPVAQVRHTVNPVIPSVTSADVVAEARAKMFDKKIEETPDLIEESDLDIPAFIREHRNRQSGG from the coding sequence CTGGTGGCGAATACAGCGGTAATCAAGGTAGTCGGTGTTGGCGGAGGCGGAAGTAACGCAGTCCAACGCATGATCGAAAGCGGAATCAAAGGCGTCGAGTTCATTGCAATGAACACCGACGTCCAAGTTCTTGATCTTTCACCGGCAACCAAAAAGGTTCAACTTGGCGTTAACCTCACTCGAGGACTCGGTGCTGGCGGAAACCCGGAAGTCGGGCGCAACGCTGCCGAAGAAAGCAAAGCCGATATCCGAAAAGTCCTTGAGGGCGCCGACATGGTCTTCATCACCGCCGGTATGGGCGGCGGAACCGGCACCGGAGCCGCGCAAGTCGTCGCCGATGTCGCGCAAGAAATGGGCGCGCTAACTGTCGCCGTTGTTACCCGGCCATTCCGATTCGAAGGTCCGAAGCGTGAGCGCCTCGCCGACGAGGGCGTGCTGGGTCTCACCGGAAAGGTAGACACCATCATTACGATCCCCAACGAAAAGCTCCTTGGCGTGGTCGAGAAGAAGACGACTTTCCACGACGCTTTCCGTGTCGCCGATGATGTTCTTCGCCAAGGGGTTCAGGGGATTTCCGACATCATTACGATCCCTGGGCAGATCAACGTCGACTTCGCTGACGTTCGCACGATCATGAAGGATGCTGGCCCAGCGATTATGGGAATCGGCTACGGCGTGGGCGATAACCGCGCTGTTCAAGCTGCTCAGGCGGCGACCTCTTCCGCATTGTTAGAGCAACGGATTGACGGCGCGAAAGGCGTTCTCGTCAACATCACGAGCGGCGACGATCTGACCTTGGCCGAGACGAGTGAGGCAATGATCTACATCCAGTCGCTGTGCGACCAGGACGAGGTCAACATCATCTTCGGCTCCGTGATCGATCCTTCCATGGAAGGCACTGTCCGAATCTCGGTTCTTGCGACTGGGTTCGATCCGATCTCCGCAGTTTCCAGCCGTGCCCGCATCGAGTCATCCGCTCAGCCAGTCGCTCAAGTGCGGCATACGGTTAACCCTGTGATTCCTTCGGTCACCAGCGCAGATGTCGTCGCTGAGGCACGAGCGAAGATGTTCGACAAGAAGATCGAAGAAACTCCTGACCTCATCGAAGAATCCGATCTGGATATTCCGGCTTTCATCCGTGAGCACCGGAATCGGCAGAGCGGTGGTTAG
- the ftsA gene encoding cell division protein FtsA has translation MKECVVIDLGGSKTVALAAKSSGEGKLEISGMIRVDSRGMKKGGIVDLDGVARTVDTALRHLANDLGRESIDAAVVTISGAQVEGVTVQGFKPIIPRNRTITSQDVMEVVNHSKAGFLPSERLQVQTVPRGFRVDDGKMVMDPVGLPGSKLEVNSYLITGQGAHVQLFERALTLNHRKVDQFIFGPLASGLGILTADEIAKGAICIDIGATKTDLAIFAGGSLAFACSIPAGGDNVTSDLSQLLNASLEESERLKVQEGQALAAPISERDAIEVQQQGQPNPRPMQRRVLCEIIESRMREIGRIAKVHVEKAGYLKSVPGGVVLTGGGAKLKGIEELFGQIFQELPVRAAEPRLLGGKDASGMAASLGAAQFILQAHDDLSTISGGESWQDKVRGFWSILSGK, from the coding sequence ATGAAAGAATGTGTCGTCATTGATCTCGGAGGATCAAAAACTGTTGCCCTCGCGGCGAAATCGTCGGGCGAAGGAAAGCTGGAGATCAGCGGCATGATTCGGGTAGATAGCCGGGGGATGAAAAAAGGCGGAATCGTCGATCTCGACGGAGTCGCACGGACTGTCGATACTGCACTGCGGCACTTGGCAAACGACCTCGGACGCGAGTCCATTGATGCCGCCGTTGTGACCATCTCTGGTGCCCAGGTCGAAGGAGTGACAGTACAAGGCTTCAAGCCAATCATCCCGCGTAACCGTACGATAACCTCGCAAGACGTGATGGAAGTTGTGAACCACTCCAAAGCGGGCTTCCTTCCTTCGGAACGGCTGCAGGTTCAGACCGTCCCGCGTGGTTTCCGTGTTGATGACGGAAAGATGGTGATGGATCCCGTTGGGCTTCCAGGTTCAAAACTTGAAGTAAATAGCTACCTCATCACCGGTCAAGGTGCGCATGTCCAGCTCTTCGAGCGGGCACTCACATTGAATCACCGAAAGGTTGATCAATTCATCTTTGGACCTCTCGCATCTGGTTTAGGGATTCTCACCGCTGATGAAATCGCAAAAGGGGCCATCTGCATCGACATCGGTGCAACCAAGACTGACCTCGCCATCTTTGCCGGCGGCTCGCTCGCATTCGCCTGTAGCATTCCCGCCGGAGGAGACAATGTCACGAGCGATCTCAGCCAACTACTGAACGCTTCGTTAGAAGAATCCGAGAGGCTCAAGGTCCAAGAGGGCCAAGCCCTTGCCGCTCCAATCTCAGAGCGCGATGCGATCGAAGTTCAGCAGCAAGGTCAACCCAATCCACGCCCAATGCAACGCCGCGTACTCTGCGAGATCATCGAGAGCCGGATGCGAGAAATCGGGCGGATTGCCAAAGTACACGTCGAAAAGGCCGGTTATCTCAAGTCAGTTCCCGGCGGAGTCGTGCTCACCGGCGGCGGGGCGAAGCTCAAAGGCATTGAAGAGCTCTTTGGTCAGATCTTCCAAGAGCTTCCAGTTAGGGCGGCTGAACCTCGGCTGCTCGGAGGCAAAGATGCGAGCGGAATGGCGGCCTCGCTTGGTGCGGCACAGTTCATTCTGCAAGCTCACGATGACCTCAGCACAATCAGCGGCGGCGAGAGCTGGCAGGATAAAGTGCGTGGGTTTTGGTCGATTCTAAGCGGTAAGTAG
- a CDS encoding small basic family protein yields the protein MILVPIIALLLGATLALALKVRVGDSTAQYLAVACLAGLDTVLGGMRSAYESKFQTDVFLSGFFANVLIAFFIAWLGDKIGINLYMVVALVMGMRIFTNLSLLRRYLLVRATDWIAKRKKEREKQLEQSMEGVTE from the coding sequence GTGATTCTCGTCCCCATCATCGCCCTTCTGCTTGGTGCCACTCTGGCACTGGCACTCAAGGTGCGCGTTGGTGATAGTACAGCCCAGTATCTTGCGGTCGCGTGTCTAGCCGGATTGGATACTGTTCTGGGTGGAATGCGCTCTGCCTACGAGAGCAAGTTTCAAACCGACGTTTTCCTCAGCGGTTTTTTCGCTAACGTCCTCATCGCCTTCTTTATTGCCTGGTTGGGCGACAAGATCGGTATCAACCTCTATATGGTGGTTGCACTAGTGATGGGAATGAGGATTTTCACCAATTTGAGCCTCCTTCGTCGCTACCTGTTGGTGCGGGCCACGGACTGGATCGCAAAGCGGAAGAAGGAGCGCGAAAAGCAACTTGAACAATCCATGGAAGGTGTGACTGAATGA
- a CDS encoding DUF881 domain-containing protein, giving the protein MNSTSWFPIILLYDLSKLRIKMTNPFSRIHNEKWVIPVSGLSALLGFMLVVSWLNEGNRMGRSRFLTPDQNQRGFINEVGFASYVGMKEEVERLQKRATSLEKALSENGRGSATLNDQLQSSKLFAGVTEVEGAGVKVTLKDNARAGGLPGEQDLIHDIDVLRVTNELFASGAEAVSVNGQRLVSTSPIRCAGTTILVNWVPLAAPYTILAIGEVDTLYNGFTISGGIMTEITGASPTMIQIQREKSIRIPAYLGATALKHASVPKATK; this is encoded by the coding sequence ATGAACTCAACCTCATGGTTCCCGATCATCCTTCTGTACGACCTATCAAAACTCCGAATCAAGATGACAAACCCTTTCAGCCGAATCCATAACGAAAAGTGGGTGATCCCCGTCAGTGGCCTGAGTGCGCTACTTGGGTTCATGTTGGTGGTTTCTTGGCTGAATGAAGGCAACAGGATGGGTAGATCAAGGTTTCTCACGCCGGATCAGAACCAGCGCGGCTTCATTAACGAAGTCGGATTCGCCAGCTACGTCGGGATGAAAGAAGAAGTTGAAAGGCTTCAGAAACGGGCGACATCGTTGGAAAAGGCTCTTTCAGAAAATGGGCGTGGATCGGCGACTTTGAATGATCAGCTTCAGTCAAGCAAGTTGTTTGCCGGAGTAACCGAAGTCGAAGGTGCTGGCGTCAAAGTGACATTGAAAGACAACGCTAGGGCGGGAGGTTTACCAGGCGAGCAGGATTTGATTCACGACATAGACGTTCTTAGGGTGACAAATGAGCTTTTTGCTTCCGGGGCTGAGGCCGTCTCTGTCAACGGACAGAGATTGGTGAGCACTTCTCCGATTCGGTGCGCAGGTACAACCATCCTCGTGAACTGGGTGCCGCTGGCAGCTCCCTATACGATTCTCGCCATCGGCGAGGTCGACACACTATACAACGGGTTCACCATTTCGGGGGGAATCATGACCGAGATCACGGGGGCCAGCCCAACGATGATCCAGATTCAGCGTGAAAAGTCGATCCGAATTCCGGCATACTTGGGTGCAACTGCGCTGAAACACGCATCTGTTCCAAAGGCTACGAAGTGA
- the murC gene encoding UDP-N-acetylmuramate--L-alanine ligase, with protein sequence MRKRTEIEAEFAPTDALNACRSFYMVGIGGAGMSALARMLKHRKFGVAGSDAAASIEVERLRDEGIEVHVGHSATALREFVSGYHDCALIVTDAVDLNKSPEVTEARKKGLPIVRRSQALGWLLRPYKVIAVTGTHGKTTTTGLLGAGLIAAGLDPLVVVGAAILDWEGPIREGKGEYAVVEACEAYEAYADINPHIVLLTNLEPDHLDYHGSYENLRDSMVKFVSKIPPSGGLVYCADDRGASEIAELTDVKCLAYGLSEAWLQQTFNKFGFGINASESDAGKLLKLNLPGDHNRMNATGALAAASLLNDEETVVDLDAVEMGIARFGGAERRLQVLLEGPITVIDDYAHHPSEIAASIQAVRQRYPGRRLVVVYQPHMYSRTLEHIADFPSALNAADFVVLTDIYPAREAPIPGVSSARIAEGVTKPMRYIPSRHLLPRQVKRILEPGDVVVGMGAGTIGEFAPDLIREIEREANPSRKVAVVYGGDSSEREVSILSGNAIAKALNAAGFDAELIDVTECLLRKGNVIDFTGSIRPDVAFLAVHGNHAEDGAIQGFFELMHVPYTGSGIYSSAVAMDKNRTKQILATVGIRCPQGQWINDLSETITVQAPAIVKPNREGSTVGLTFADTSDQISEGVRMALQYPGGCLVEEWIRGMEISVPVLCGVPLPPVEICPASGGYDFANKYTPGATEEIVPARLSDGLLAEAQRIAVLAHTTLGCEGATRTDMIVRGNDIFVLEVNTLPGMTATSLLPNSARAAGITFEELCTRIVEDALNRHAKTA encoded by the coding sequence ATGAGAAAAAGAACGGAGATTGAAGCTGAGTTCGCACCGACTGATGCGCTCAATGCTTGTCGCTCGTTCTACATGGTCGGAATCGGCGGCGCGGGCATGTCGGCTCTTGCAAGGATGCTCAAGCATAGAAAGTTTGGCGTCGCCGGTTCAGATGCGGCAGCATCAATAGAAGTCGAAAGACTCCGGGACGAAGGAATCGAGGTTCATGTCGGTCACTCCGCAACCGCTCTGCGGGAGTTTGTCAGCGGCTACCATGACTGTGCCTTGATTGTCACCGATGCGGTTGACCTTAACAAGTCTCCCGAAGTTACGGAAGCTCGCAAAAAGGGATTGCCAATCGTGCGTCGTTCACAAGCTTTGGGCTGGCTACTTCGGCCGTACAAAGTCATTGCCGTCACCGGAACTCACGGAAAAACCACCACTACCGGACTCCTGGGAGCTGGTCTGATCGCCGCTGGACTTGACCCGCTCGTCGTCGTTGGGGCCGCGATTCTGGATTGGGAAGGGCCGATTCGGGAAGGAAAAGGTGAGTACGCGGTTGTTGAGGCTTGCGAAGCCTACGAAGCCTACGCGGATATCAACCCCCACATCGTTCTGCTGACCAACTTGGAGCCGGATCATCTCGACTACCACGGTTCGTATGAAAACTTGCGGGACAGCATGGTGAAGTTCGTCTCCAAGATTCCGCCAAGCGGAGGACTGGTCTACTGCGCCGATGATCGAGGAGCGTCCGAGATTGCCGAACTGACCGACGTGAAGTGCCTCGCCTATGGCCTTTCCGAAGCGTGGCTCCAGCAGACTTTTAACAAATTTGGGTTCGGTATCAACGCCAGCGAGAGCGATGCTGGCAAGCTTCTAAAGCTCAACTTGCCGGGTGACCACAACCGGATGAATGCAACCGGAGCACTGGCGGCCGCTAGCTTGCTCAACGATGAAGAGACGGTTGTTGACCTAGACGCCGTCGAAATGGGAATCGCCCGGTTCGGCGGCGCAGAGCGGCGGTTGCAGGTTCTGCTCGAGGGTCCAATTACGGTGATCGATGACTATGCTCACCACCCAAGCGAGATCGCAGCCTCAATCCAGGCCGTCCGGCAACGCTATCCAGGACGTAGGCTCGTCGTTGTTTACCAACCGCACATGTACTCCCGAACGCTTGAGCACATCGCGGATTTCCCATCTGCGCTCAACGCCGCCGACTTTGTCGTCCTCACCGATATCTACCCGGCTCGGGAAGCACCGATACCCGGCGTTTCGAGTGCGAGAATCGCAGAGGGGGTTACAAAACCCATGCGCTACATTCCGTCGCGCCACCTGCTGCCGAGGCAAGTTAAGCGGATTCTGGAACCAGGTGATGTGGTGGTTGGAATGGGTGCCGGAACGATTGGCGAGTTCGCTCCAGACCTCATTCGCGAGATCGAGCGCGAAGCAAATCCTAGCAGAAAGGTCGCCGTTGTGTACGGTGGGGATAGCTCGGAAAGGGAAGTCTCGATTCTCTCGGGCAACGCAATTGCGAAAGCTTTGAATGCCGCAGGATTCGATGCAGAACTAATCGACGTCACCGAGTGCCTTTTGCGAAAAGGGAATGTCATCGACTTTACTGGCTCAATTCGCCCGGATGTTGCGTTTCTGGCGGTCCACGGTAACCACGCCGAAGACGGCGCGATACAAGGCTTTTTTGAGCTGATGCACGTGCCTTACACGGGTTCCGGAATCTACTCCAGTGCGGTTGCGATGGACAAAAACCGCACTAAGCAGATTCTCGCCACCGTTGGCATCAGGTGCCCACAGGGCCAATGGATCAACGATCTAAGCGAAACGATTACCGTCCAAGCTCCAGCTATCGTGAAGCCCAATCGGGAGGGTTCGACGGTTGGACTGACGTTTGCAGACACATCGGATCAGATTTCTGAAGGAGTCCGGATGGCCCTCCAATACCCAGGAGGCTGTTTGGTCGAAGAGTGGATTCGCGGGATGGAGATTTCGGTTCCCGTGCTCTGTGGTGTCCCACTTCCGCCGGTCGAAATCTGCCCAGCAAGCGGCGGTTATGACTTCGCCAACAAGTACACGCCTGGTGCCACCGAAGAGATTGTCCCTGCCAGACTTTCGGACGGGTTATTGGCAGAAGCCCAACGAATCGCCGTCTTAGCCCATACAACCCTTGGGTGCGAAGGGGCTACCCGAACCGACATGATCGTTCGGGGGAACGACATCTTCGTCCTTGAAGTTAATACACTGCCCGGGATGACCGCGACCTCACTTCTCCCGAATTCTGCCCGAGCCGCGGGGATTACCTTTGAGGAACTTTGCACACGCATCGTGGAGGATGCTCTAAACCGCCATGCGAAAACGGCGTAA
- a CDS encoding UDP-N-acetylglucosamine--N-acetylmuramyl-(pentapeptide) pyrophosphoryl-undecaprenol N-acetylglucosamine transferase codes for MRVVVTGGGTGGHVYPALEVCRIAQEEADLLYIGSNRGMEGRACEERGIQFVGLDSGPVYSPFSSAGIKALIGLFRASLVAKKKLQQWKPDVVFSTGGYSSAPVMRASKQLGIPLAIHACDTIPGRSLRMFAKDARVVTSTFHWTSGALPGCKVVRTGHPIRQELREAVAKRQPEEKYVLVLGGSGGAKFLNEVMPLVAPKLDGAKIIHSAGKTQYDQFKHLAEGIAGYDMRPYLEADVLADAYRRASLIIARSGSGISEYAMARIPSILVPLPSSADDHQFHNAKEFESFGGASVLTQDERVGEIQATPDTIAREILKWFADEPGDAERVLAEWDVPGATVQIWDEIKRAATR; via the coding sequence ATGCGCGTCGTCGTAACCGGCGGGGGAACCGGCGGACACGTTTATCCAGCACTTGAGGTCTGCCGGATTGCCCAAGAAGAAGCCGATCTCCTCTATATTGGCTCTAACCGGGGCATGGAAGGCAGGGCCTGCGAAGAGCGGGGAATTCAGTTCGTCGGGTTAGATTCTGGCCCCGTGTATTCTCCTTTTTCTTCTGCCGGGATCAAGGCGCTTATCGGTCTGTTTCGGGCATCACTCGTGGCTAAGAAGAAGCTACAACAGTGGAAGCCGGATGTGGTTTTCTCGACAGGTGGATACTCAAGTGCGCCCGTGATGCGGGCGTCCAAGCAACTCGGGATTCCTCTTGCCATCCATGCATGCGATACGATTCCAGGGCGGTCGCTTCGGATGTTTGCGAAGGACGCTCGGGTGGTTACGAGTACCTTTCATTGGACTTCGGGAGCTCTTCCTGGCTGCAAAGTCGTACGAACCGGCCACCCGATCCGCCAAGAGCTGAGGGAGGCTGTCGCAAAACGACAGCCGGAAGAAAAGTATGTCTTGGTCCTTGGGGGCTCAGGTGGCGCGAAGTTTCTGAACGAGGTGATGCCGTTGGTTGCACCGAAACTTGACGGAGCAAAGATCATTCACTCGGCTGGCAAGACTCAGTACGACCAGTTCAAGCATCTTGCCGAAGGAATCGCCGGTTACGATATGCGCCCGTACCTCGAGGCGGACGTCCTCGCTGACGCTTATCGCCGGGCTTCGCTCATTATTGCGCGGAGCGGAAGCGGTATCAGCGAATACGCCATGGCGCGAATTCCTTCGATTTTGGTCCCGCTACCGTCGTCAGCCGACGATCATCAGTTCCATAATGCAAAGGAGTTTGAATCGTTTGGGGGAGCATCCGTGCTGACCCAGGATGAGCGGGTAGGCGAAATTCAAGCCACTCCGGACACCATCGCGAGAGAAATTCTGAAGTGGTTTGCTGATGAACCCGGGGATGCCGAGCGGGTACTTGCTGAATGGGATGTTCCTGGTGCGACGGTTCAGATTTGGGATGAAATCAAACGCGCGGCGACGAGATGA